CTCTGACTCGCCAATTTCAACATATTCCTGAACGGTTTTTCGCTGATCTTCGTTAATCAGGGGACCGACTTGAGACTCCGGTTTAAGCCCATCGCCTAATTTTAATTTTTGTGCCGCCGAAATCAGCATTTCCATAAATTGGTCATGAATTTTTTCGTGCAAAATGAGACGGCTCGTTGCGGTACAGCGCTGACCAGTGGTTCCAAACGCTCCCCAAAGTACGCCTTCTAAAGCCAAATCCAAATCGCCATCATCCATGACGATTTGCGCATTTTTTCCGCCCAATTCCAGAGAAACTCGCTTTAACGTGTCACTAGCCGATTTGGAAATGGATTTGCCGACCCCTGTCGAGCCTGTGAAAGAAATTAAGTTTACATCAGGGTGACTCACTAACGGTGTACCAACCCCTTTTCCACCGCCGTGCACCAAATTCAGTACTTTAGGTGGCACGCCTGCTTCCAATAAAATCTCAACAAACGTAGCCGCAGTCAACGGAGTATCACTCGCCGGTTTAAACACCACGCAATTTCCACAAACCAAAGCCGGGAAAATCTTCCAGGTCGGGATGGCCATGGGGAAATTCCACGGTGTAATGATGCCTGCAACGCCCACCGGCAGCCGAATTGACATATTGAATTTGTTGGGTAATTCCGAAGGAACCGTGTGCCCGAACATGCGGCGGCCTTCGGTAGCTGCGTAATAAGCAGTATCGATTCCCTCTTGCACGTCGCCCCGGGTTTCGTCGAGGACTTTGCCCATCTCGCGAGTCATGTTCTTGGCGATTTCCTCTTTGCGCCTGGCCATGATGTCACCGACTCTGCGAAGAATGTCCCCACGCTCGGGAGCC
The sequence above is drawn from the candidate division KSB1 bacterium genome and encodes:
- a CDS encoding aldehyde dehydrogenase family protein: MSKKYQNHINGEWVDARSGEIFENRNPANWNEVVGTFPNSAKSDVEAAVKSAREAFDKWRLTPAPERGDILRRVGDIMARRKEEIAKNMTREMGKVLDETRGDVQEGIDTAYYAATEGRRMFGHTVPSELPNKFNMSIRLPVGVAGIITPWNFPMAIPTWKIFPALVCGNCVVFKPASDTPLTAATFVEILLEAGVPPKVLNLVHGGGKGVGTPLVSHPDVNLISFTGSTGVGKSISKSASDTLKRVSLELGGKNAQIVMDDGDLDLALEGVLWGAFGTTGQRCTATSRLILHEKIHDQFMEMLISAAQKLKLGDGLKPESQVGPLINEDQRKTVQEYVEIGESEGAKLVAGGNVYSEGDCANGWFHEPTIFSEVTPEMRIAKEEIFGPVLSVLRVNSFEEAIKVMNNSTYGLSSSIYTHDVNRGFQAMRDIEAGITYINGPTIGAEAHMPFGGVKETGNGHREGGWEVYEFYTETKTIFVDYSGKLQRAQIDNY